ACATCCCTGAAactgtgtgcacgtgcgtgtgtggacATGTGAGCGTACCTATTCCtatgtgtgtgacgtgtgcgAGCGTgtacgcgtgtgcatgtgtgcatgtacgcgcatgtacacacacgtacatgcgcgcacacacacgtgggaaTAGGTACGCGCACAATGTCCATGCACGCATGCGTGTGGGCTTGTGTTTGTCTGACGGTGGGCAACATGGTCACTGCATCCCATAATATATTCCATCATGAGCGATGTGTGCGGTGGTCGGTGTGGGGACACGCGTGGGTGGAGGCATGGCGTCCAGAAATAGCTCAACAATGCAGGCAGAATGGAGAAAGCAGAGCTATTCCTGtcctgcgtggggggggggggggagagagggggagagagggggggggggggagagagggatatcACCATGGTCCCCTGTTGGAGTGGTGATCCACTGACCTCCACAAGTGGGAGCCCTGTAAGATGAACAGTCCATGGAGCTTACCCAGGAGGAGTCAGTGAGGGGtcagcgagcgagagagcgagagagagagagagggagagagggagagagggggagagagagagagagagagagagagagagagagagagagagcttgcaAGGAAGGCAAACCTGCAGAGTCATGCCAGTAGGTGCTAGATGGAGGAACATGGCAGAGGGAGTGAGAGCGAAAATTAAAGGGTGAGGAAAGgaaatggggagagagagacagagactcaTGGAAGCCAGGATAGTAAGAAGGCTGGAGGGTCGTTTCTAGGTTTCTGAAATATCCGGGCTTAGCCAGAGGGAAAGGCAATTTTTTTGGTATGCTTTATCGTGCATGCAAATTTTTCAGAATGCTTTACATAAATATACTGAATACACAGTTTATTATTGCTTTAAATAGcttcctgactgctgtgctgcttatcccagacatctaaagttccatttatgttatttcagagtaaaatgaatgcaagtgagacagaccttacaAACGTTCGTGACAGGCGAAGNNNNNNNNNNNNNNNNNNNNNNNNNNNNNNNNNNNNNNNNNNNNNNNNNNNNNNNNNNNNNNNNNNNNNNNNNNNNNNNNNNNNNNNNNNNNNNNNNNNNgtgtctgtgtatgtgtctgtctgtcagtgtgtgtttgtggagcgcAAACACGGCTCTTCCCCTGTCACGCACAAGGGGCCCGGGGCGTCGACGGCAGAGAAAACAACGTCTGAAGGAGCAGTGCCGTGAGGCACTGCGTGCCGTAAGCGTCTCGTGCGCAGCGGGACGCCGTGTGGATAGAGGGCGGGGCACCCGGGACCGTTTCCTCGTGGTTAACTCGAGTGGCGCCACCGGGGTCATGTGATACATGACCGGAGCATGACACGGAGCGGAGCGGCGTTTAGCGAGTGGCTTGGTTAAGGTTTCGTCGGTCGGGTGTCGTGACTGTCGCGCATTTCAGAAAGGCACACGGGGGTCAAGGCACACAATCAAAACAGTAATTAGGCGAATGGTTGTACTGAACAGCGCAGGGCGTTGAGGGTGTGATCACGAAAACGTGACGGCGCTACTTCCCCGCCGCTAGAATGCGATTGTGTTTTCCGTGTTTTCCGACGCTTCTGAAGGCCTTCTATCGTGCTTTCAAGGACTTTCTGTTTCAAGCGCTTCAGATATAGGCGTGCCTCAGGCAGTTGATATCTCTTTCCTGACACATGATTTCACACATCAAAACGTGAAATGCTCTGTTTCTTTCCCCCTCACATTTATTAGAGATGTGCTCGGATGAGCTTGGAAGAAGACATGTATCTATCTATGTCTAAAGACCAGAAAGGATTAGTCTCAAGCCCTCTGTAAAAACAGATCTGACAGTCGTACGGTTCGACTGTTACTGCTCTACTCATAAATACAGTCGCATTAACTTGTTGAACCGAGCAAGTTAACTGTGTTAAGGGTAAAAAAACGTTTCATCACTGGTTTTATGACTCGAGACACAAAAACGGGCATCAGAAGCTTTTCTACCTCAGGGCATGGAGctaaaatagtttttttttttcagaatttgTTGGCGGCAAGCAGCTACCCAGAGATCCAGGGCCATCTGTACGtgaaggaggtggggaggaagTCGTGGAAGAAGCTCTACATGTTCCTGCGGCGCTCAGGCCTCTACTGCTCCACGAAAGGAACCTCAAAGGTAACCCCTGACGCTGAGCTCAGCTTAAGTGTGCGCTTGATTGATGGAGCGTGCATGTTTCAACCGACGACTCCTCAAATGTCTGTGTGCCATGGAGAAACATCCCAAAAGTTGTTCTTTAGTTTAGTGTGTCTCAATCCGTGCTTCCTTCTCTCCCGTAAATCTTCGCCTCAAAGGAAACTGCGTATCCGAGCCGCGTGTCTGGCATCGGCCTACCCCGCCCTCCCCTTttaaaacccccccccccctcccggatCCATCCTGAACGTGTCCCTTTTGGACGGCTCTACCTGCTCTACCTGTTGCTCCGGCGGCCTAACGTATTCATTACCTCCCGCCTGCAGGAGCCGAGGCATCTCCAGTTACTGGCAGACCTGGAGGACAGCAACATCTTCACCGTGGTCCCGGCGAAGAAGCAGCACGCCACGCCCACGGACTACGAGTTCTGCATCAAGGTATGGCGGCTGCAGCGGCACGCAAGGCAGAGTCAAAAGTTCACGGGGGAAGCTGTTTCACgttaatcagaatcagaatcagaatcagaattcttttaatggccaagtatattcacacatacaggaaATTGACTTGGTGTGGTTGGTACATAAGGCAtgagacataacataacaacaaaaaaacataaacaagaacaaaggacaaatgttttttaagctaataacaaataataatagataATTGGGCATAGAAGGGCaagttagtttgagtacgtaaacccagagtcattgtgatgcagggggcttgtttgtgagcccaactgccgtggggaaaaaactgttcaagtggcgaaaggttttggttttggtttaagTCACTAACTGTAGTCCAAATTTAAAATGAAAAGCAGTTGGACGATATATTTATAGATGTAGATATAGATTGATGCATAAATATCTAGATCTACATCTCGAAATGGATCTAAATGCGTAGATATTTATACTTatttatgtatagatatatatattgtgtcacAGAAGAGAATGTGTTCAAAATGGAGTGAGACATGCATAAACAAAATGCTAACGTTTAAATGGAAAACCAAATCGATGTGGAAAAATCGTGACGGCCGTCACCGGAAGCCAGTCAGACTGCATTGAGCAACTCCTGCAGGCGACTCCCTGCTCACGCCTTTATACTGATTGTGCCATGAAAGAAAAACCCCACAATAGGCTTGGATGTTCATTCTATTCTACTCCAAGGCAGCCATCCCTGCAGTGGTTGCCACATGACACTTTGAGACACACTATATGCCTCTATATGCCAGCAGGGCCGCTCAGTAGCTAACCCTGGCCAACCCTTGTGAATCCCCAGGCCAACAAAGGCAGGGCGGAGCTGAAAGAACTGAGGATACTGTGTGCCGAGGACGAACAGAGTCGTACCTGCTGGATGACCGCCTTCAGACTCTTTAAGGTACGCCTGAGGACCGCAGCCACGATAGGCCTGCGGGCCCGGGCCTTAGCGGAACGTCAGCAACGTTGACCGTTAACAATCACATCCGTAGCCCCTGCTTGATTCGGGTGTCGTGTAGTCACACGGTCTTGGATGAGTGGTTTGTCTGATACTACTGCTTGGTTTGGTGCAGGCGGTACAGATGGTTCAAGTGGGGATGCTAGGCTAACTGATGTTTAAAggatatttttttacatttatggGCAATGGACATGCTATGTGGCAAACTAACCCTATCATAATAAATTAATCCATAAATATGCACTGCCTTTCTCAAATGAGTCAAAAACCTCAGCTCACTCCAAAGTAGATCTAAGAAGGAATCGAGGACAGTTTTGTTCATCCATCATGTGTCTCTGTTTCCTTTACAGTACGGAATCATTTTGTACCAGAACTATAAGATTCCCCAACAGAGGAAAACTTTgctatcacacttctcagccccAGTGGtaagtcacccccccccccccccccccaagtcacGGGTCATTGATAAAATAGCTATGTGATGATGACGAGAATAACCAACTGTAactttgacaaaaacaaaacatagtatgtttattttttttatataacctGCATGTTGAATACACGTCATGTTTGTGACGGTTTTGTGAATACACTTCATCAACGTGTCAGTGACAAGTGAACCACATAGCCACATTGCGGTCTGTTGCCTGACAGTCAAACCTACCGTgtctctctgctgccccctagCGGAGTGTGTCGGAAAACTCCCTGGTGGCCATGGACTTCTCAGGGAGAATAGGCAGGGTGATCAAGAACCCTCTAGAAGCTCAAAGCGCCGCCATGGAAGAGGGACACGCATGGAGGGTGAGACGCTACACTACACAGTAGTTTAATCATTTCCTAGTACCTTCCTTAATCATTTCCTAGTACCTTCCTTGTGCTTGACTGAAACTAGACAAATGCAAAGAAACACTGTCTCGGAAGTATGCAGGCCATATTTCAATTATTTAGGTTTTAGAAGCCTTTGAATCTAGAATATGACTATGGTGTAGATGTTAGTTGGTCAATGTGCTAATGTGCTGACCAAAAGTTCTTGAAATTGATTGAAAATAGACATTTCaacaatatatatgcatatttaaaatattaatagTCAATAGTGTTAGTACAATGAGACTAATTCATACAAATATGTCTGCATATCAAATAACATTCTTCAGTGCATCCTGGTATCCATTCACATCTGAAGTTCCTAAAGTTATTTGAATTGATTCTCATcagcttctgtgtgtgtttgtgtgtttctctttgtgtgtgtgtgtgtgtgtgtgtgtgtgtgtccgtcgcATCCCTCTCAGAAGAGGAGTCAACGATTGAACGTGCTGGGCTGCCACAGTCCTCTCCACCACTCTTCACTAAGCTCAGGTAGGTGCGATACGTTAACGACTGTAACCTTCTGAAGGATGTGCCCTCCTGTGTGGGCTCAATGCTAAACAACGTGGTTGAACGAGATGCCTGTGTTTGCTGAATGAGCAGTGATCCACGTGGCGCAGCTGTGGTTCCACGGCCGGATAACCAGGGAGGAGTCGCACCGCATCATCCACCAGCAGGGACAAGTGGACGGGTCAGTGGGCTTTTATAAAATGACAATGGTGCATGTTGAagaggtgaccttgggtgtctcgaaaggcgcctctaaattaaatgtattattattattattattatgttattttttattatttttaaatagcaTATACAGTGTGGTATCGCTACCTCAAGGAAAAACAATGAAGCTCGACGATAGATTTGTGTATGCTTTTTTTCttgcttattattatttatttatttattttattaaacacagaatcagaatcagaatcacttttatcacatcttattgtacagtacacaagacaaaaaaaaaataattggttGTCATGGTGGCGGCGCCGGTTAAAGCGAGCGAGCGATGGACTCCTCTACAACATAGCagtattttacttattttagtgtttttatgcgtgattatatgtatatagatgTAGATAAATGGACAACCATGGAAAGTCAGTCCTTAAAGTAGGCTGAATGAAAGAGCAATAAGATGACCACGGCCCCTCTTCCACATCTGGAGAGGAGACCTGTGCAAACAGAGATGAAAACTTTTGTTCCTTAAACTGTTGAGTGAATGAGTTTGTTCTGAATGTCCctgctctcttcctgcaggttGTTTCTGCTGAGGGTCAGTCAGAGCAACCCCAAGGCGTTTGTACTCACACTGTGCCATCATCAGAAAATCAAACATTTCCAGATACTACCGGTAGGCACCACTCGGTTCTGTCATTGATTATATAACACATACTTATGTTGGCTTGAATTTAACAGAAAATATGGGATAATGTCGTTTGAAGGGTCATAACTGGTTGTGGGTGTTAAGCATTGGAGTCATTCTGTATTTAGTTAACATAATAACCAATTTGAAGATAAAAAAATTCATAAGGAAAAAAGCCATCTCAATGAGCCTGGAGTGTTATTTTCAACATAAATAATTTATATTAATCAAaatgtgtcctctctctctcccttcctctccaacTTCATGTTCTCCTTCATTCCTGACCACCATTCATCTGGTCTCTCCCCTCATCCTGTCTGTTGCATCATCTGGTCTCACCCTTCATATGGTCTTGCCCTTCATCCCGAATGACCAAAGTGTGAAGAGGACGGACAGATCTTCTTCAGCCTTGACGACGGCTCGACCAAGTTCACTGACCTGATCCAGTTGGTGGAGTTCTACCAGCTCAACAAAGGGGTGTTGCCTTGCAAACTGAGACACCCGTGCACCTTTGTGGCCTTATGACCTCTCCCAACGCCCTGACACATCCCCCACCACCGCTCACAACGTCATTTTTCCCTCTTGTTTTGTGTCGGTTTTTTCGTATACATTTTTCTCGTCTGGAGAAGCGGGTGAATGAACTGATGCTTccgtttgttgtttttcttgataTTTTTTATGACGGACTCTGCTGGAGACTGCTGAGCTAATTTCGGGTGGTTTTGTGGGTTGGTCGTTACGGTTGGATGGACAAATCAAGGCGCTCAACACATCCAATCAGGTGCAAGGAAAACGAACAGGAACGCAAGGAGCTTTTATGGACATAATGGACAAGATGAATCtgccattttattttattttgtttaaatgcTGTCACATAATCGTTCAATCCCCCATAAATACAATCAACCAATTAACTGGTCACTCGCAATTAGGCATTGTGTTGCCACTGCGAACACAGGTTTATCTGTTAACTGAACAATCAGCAGGTTGCTGTTTTCTTCTgtaacattatttttttaatcccaCCACCGATGGATGTTAATGTTTAGCATCATTTAGCATATCTCTTATTTGCACTCCTTAATCTAGAGCATGCTTTTTGACATCACTCATGGCTGTATCTATCCTCGGTCCTGTTACCGGCAAGTCACTTGATAGCACCGTACAACATCGCCCTCTGAGGTCCAATGCATAGTAAGGACATGCAAGATCTATTTTACAACGGGGAAAACCTAGAGGTTTTGGTGTCATTGAAGTTATGCCATTTTAATCCCTGCCGAGGTCCGTAACCCTCACGAGAGGATGAATGCGTGACAAGTTTTGAAACCATTTATAATATCACACAAACCTGAAAAAGGGAACATGGACAACAGCAGTGTACAATAAGAGGTGTTATTTGATCAAGATCTTAAAAGTGCTCATAGTGGTTCACCTTCAAAGATGATTGCTCCGACCACACAGGATGTTTTTCTGCCACTGCTTATTCTTGCTTGTCTTTCCGTTGTTTTGCGTCTCATTGTCACTCTGTAGGCTTTCTGTTTACGTGATGGGCTACCAAGATCAGCCGCCATTCTACATTGGTTTACTGCACAGCTCATGTTCCCTGAGATAACAAATAACAGGGCCTTAAGTCTTCCACATCGCCCGTTCACAAGAAAATGGTAGAGCATTTTATTCAGGTTATTTCAACACCGTGATAAAGCTAGTTATTTTTTCGTTCTTCTGTCAATACCAAGATACCTCTGTTATGCATTGTGATGTTATACAGTCAAACAAGGTCACTCTATGAGGTTTGGCTTGAAGTGCAGTGGATTTTCCTCAAGGTATTAAGTAAACCAATATTTAGCCTTGCTGGTTACTGTTAAGCCCCAGGCTGACCAGGAAGGATAACCACTAGATTTCCCTTTTTGTAAAAGGTTAACCCAATGCTCCAAGTGTAACTCGGTGGAGTTGAATAACCGAGGAGGACTGGGAATACTGTCTCCGCCCATCGTTCCACTCTATTAACACCATGCCATTGTTGTTAGTAGCGCTTTCCCCCTTCAGAGAACACAGAAGAACTTTGAACTATTAGAAGTACAACTGGATCCATGTCCAACTTGATTAAGACAACCGTATACTTAAAGTCATTAGTCAAccagatttatttttattggagTTTTGAGCCAATGTCCATCTAGGGAACTCGAGTAACAAAAAAAAGGATAATGTGACAAATTAATCGTCTCTGACACCATGGGAGTGCACTGGAATGTAGTCAAAAGGGCAATGCCATACACATTACACTTTATCATGACTCTGTTTATTAGAATCAGTGAAGGTGTTTCATTTGCCCAAATCTTTTTTGTGAGACTTTGACTGTAGCCCAAACTTGCATTTCTATATAAACACCTTCATAACTTATAATACATCATAATTATTGCTATACgtctttttaattaatttagttATATACATCATGTTGCACTTTATATCATATTTAATGGAGCGGTTATTGATAATGCCTTCAGCCATTGTAAGCTGCAAGTAACTCTTACAATGCATTAATCACTTGTTATCATGTATTATGAAGGTATTTATAGATTATTGTAGGTATGGCCTCACAAAAAGTCACACCTTGTTCATACCCTTGGTTTGGTCCGTTAACAAACATAATCATACATTATACATCCTTGTTCTTCCCACAGGATACTATGTTGGTGTAGTTCAAACTCGCTGTACAGCCTGATATAAACCAATACTGAATATCCATGTAGAATTTGGGCCCTACACGGTAGTACAGAACTACAATTACATAGTACCTTGTGCTTGGCTTGTTAATGCAAAGATAATTTCATATATCTATCTACTGCTGATGATTTTTATTCAACAAAGCCTTTTAGAAAATATATCCTGGTTAAAGATTTGGCATTATCAGTTTTGAATCAGATGAATTTATCTTTTAACAGAGTGGTCAACCCAAATTGCCATTACATagcaaaacaaaatataaaatcgGTCTTAATTACAAATGTTAATTTACATGTCGTAATTCTACAAAATAATTTACATAACTCACCTGTTATTGAGTATAGTGTGTTAAAATTGCACCAGATTGGTTTCCCATCATAACAGGTggttttgtatgtgtttttcacGGTTTTATTTTCCCTGTGATGCAACATTAAGAAAGATTCTTCACTTTGTTTGATTTGTTAAACAGTCCACGGGTTCTCTTAAGCTATATAGATATGTTGTGTCACTATTATTTAACTCAAATGTAATGAATCAAATCAGTTTAAAGTAAGTATTGTTTCAGcgacgtttatttatttttcattaataGTGATGACTTGaacctttttcttttcttacaGCGTTTTTTTTTGGCCATTGACATGTTGTTGATGGCCCatacgattattattattttttttaatgtttgtgtATTCAAACACCAATGTGGCAATGTGAAgttatacatacacaaattaCAACGTTGAttcttttttcatttgaaataaaaacaatatattttttcccGTTTTCCGAGGACTTGTTATGGTGCAAAGAAATTCAACAATGAATGTCAGTCATGGATTTtcttctttctccatctcccacCCAGTAGCCTACTCATGGGCTGTGTGGCATTGAGACTGAACTGCAGAGTCCCTGAACAAGTTAAAGGACAGAGTGTAGCTTGGCCCCAGCTACACTGACTACAAATTGCCAAGGCACACTTTTATATAtctaaaaagacaaaaaaaggcCCAATTATCAGGAGATTGCACTGACTTAAATTGAAtggcagaaaaataaaaataaatacatgaggAGGAATAGGTATGTGGATATTCATTTGCGAGGAACATAAGTAAATTTTTTCCTCAGGGTTAACTTAGCAAGTTATAAAAAATTTCAGCAAAATTGGAAAACTGGTCCATCATATTTCTGAGGCCTTTGATTTAAGGATTGTAGATGGATGAATGATGgagatgtatttttttgttttcctgCTGGAGGTTTAACTGTTCCAAACTCGACGACAGCTAACAGCCTATATGTGTGCTGAGCATCCCCTCAAAAGAAAGCCCTCTATGGCAACATGGATATGTGCAATCATGGAAGTGAACGAAATACTATATTCAACTTAACAACAAACCTCCATGTGAGCAAGTAGTTTGCACCTATGGAAGTGGAaagatgtgtggatgtgtatagGGTACAACGAGAACGCCCACCCATACACAAATGTCATGTGGTAACAACTTAACCTTACTTTACCAGGTGTATGGTatcacaaaaatatatatatctgccATTTTTATATTGGACCATTAACCACTCCAAAAAATGCAAACCCTGCTTGCAAGGTTGTGAAGCCTGCTATTTGAATATCGTatgtgattggttggttggCTCCATTCAAACTCGTGACATTTTAATTAACACACTCATGTCAGGTTTTTGGGCTGTTGATTTTTTTAAGGAACGTTGTGCTTAGGAAAGTAAATTTGCGATGAAATTACCCCTATCCtatacttgtgtgtgtctttggattTAACACTGTCACAAAGTGAGATTTACTCGCTGTATAAATGAGATAATATGTATGATTTATTTCAGGGAATGCAAAACATAAGACGATAACTTCTATTGGTAAGAGGAAACTCATGTATACATGATGTGCTTTGTTTCAACCTGTGCATAGTTGAATGGCTTATACATCCTAATTGTAACTGTTTCAGGTATTTTTGTATAAATAAGGGACTGATATATTCTGTTCATTGTTATTAGAATAAAACATTAATACATTGCTATAAAAATATCAATCCCGTGTTTTATTACAAGGATgacatatttgtgtgtttgtgtgcgtgcatccgt
The Gadus macrocephalus chromosome 6, ASM3116895v1 DNA segment above includes these coding regions:
- the grb10b gene encoding growth factor receptor-bound protein 10 yields the protein MPSCSPDCCLLPAVEKADVTQKYEVLEESDMLIVKIFSEDGVGKVVETPADMTARDLCQLLVYKSHCVDDNSWALVEHHPLLGLGKWQSPPPPHPLVEPSKLTVLRVKKRFITGFMTRDTKTGIRSFSTSGHGAKIVFFFQNLLAASSYPEIQGHLYVKEVGRKSWKKLYMFLRRSGLYCSTKGTSKEPRHLQLLADLEDSNIFTVVPAKKQHATPTDYEFCIKANKGRAELKELRILCAEDEQSRTCWMTAFRLFKYGIILYQNYKIPQQRKTLLSHFSAPVRSVSENSLVAMDFSGRIGRVIKNPLEAQSAAMEEGHAWRKRSQRLNVLGCHSPLHHSSLSSVIHVAQLWFHGRITREESHRIIHQQGQVDGLFLLRVSQSNPKAFVLTLCHHQKIKHFQILPCEEDGQIFFSLDDGSTKFTDLIQLVEFYQLNKGVLPCKLRHPCTFVAL